A window of Kyrpidia spormannii genomic DNA:
ACTATTGCCTTCAATGGGAAATATATGCTGGACGCTGTGCGATCCTTTGACGGGGAACAGTTAACTGTCGATTTTACCGGAACGATGAGCCCCATGGTTCTTCGTCCAACAGATGGGCAGGAATATTTGCACCTCGTGCTGCCTGTTCGAACCGTCTAGAGGAGGTGCACCATGCAGGAGATTGAAGTGGTTGTGACGAATGGATTTATCACTCTGGGGCAATTGTTGAAACGACTGAATCTGGTTTCCACCGGGGGAGCGGTCAAGGCATTCCTGGAAACAGAACCGGTTTACGTCAATCATGAGCGTGAGACCCGCCGGGGCCGGAAACTCTATCCCGGAGATCTCGTTTATTGTCCCGACAGAGGCACGTGGCGGATTCGCGGGGAATGAGTCGAAATGCGTCTTGAGTCTCTCCAGCTGCTCCACTTTCGCAATTACCCGCATCTCCAACTGGATACCCGAGCTCCGGTCAATGTGTTTATCGGGGAAAACGGGCAGGGAAAAACCAACGTCTTGGAAGCGATCGATATCCTGGCGTTGACGAAATCCCACCGAACCCACCGTTTAGCGGAGTGCATTCAGTGGGGAGAGCAGTCCGCCCTGATCGAAGGTCGCGTCCAGCGGAACACGGGATCTTCGGAACTGTCGGTCACCTTGACGTCGTCCGGAAAGCGGGCGGCGGTGGCAGGGGTTGAACGCCCGCGCATCAGTGATTACGTAGGGATGTTGAACGTCGTGCTCTTTACCCCAGAAGATCTTCAGTTAATCAAGGGTAGTCCCCAGGTCCGACGCCGCTTTTTGGATATGGAGATCGGCCAGATTAGCCCCGTGTACCTGCGGGATCTTCAGCAATACGTACGGGCCTTGTCCCAGCGAAATCAATTGTTAAAGTCTGCCAATGCCAACCCGACGGAGCGTATCACGGACACCCTTGATATTTGGGACGACCAATTGGCTCGTCACGGCAGTCGAGTCATTCTGCGCCGGGCAAAGTTTGTGCGTACGTTGGAGCGACATGCGCGGGAGATCCACAGCCGAGTTAGCGGGGACCGGGAAGTTCTCTCCCTTTCTTACGCCAAGGTGTCTCCCGAACAGACGCCAGAGCAGGTGTTCCAGATGTATCTCCATGAGCTTCGGGCCCGACGTTCTCTCGATCTGGCCCGGGGCATGACTTCTGTTGGACCCCACCGGGATGACCTGGTGATTTTGTTAAACGACCGGGAGGCGGCCGCCTTCGCTTCTCAAGGTCAACAGCGAACGGCTGCGCTCTCTTTGAAACTGGCGGAGATTGAACTGATCCGAGAAGAAGTGGGAGAATACCCAGTATTACTACTCGACGATGTCCTTTCGGAGTTGGACCCGGTGCGCCAAGTCCATCTCGTATCGGCTATGGGGGCACAGGTACAGACTTTCCTCACCACCACGCATCTTGAAGGCCTTGGCTCCCTGGCGGGCGCCCTTCAAGTGTTTGTCGTCGAAGCAGGGCAGATACGAGCGAAAACACCCTAGCGATCGCGCCGGGAGGAACACTTGGAAAAGGGAGTGTCCATTTTGTTTATTCATCTCGGCGGGGATATGATGGTGTCAACGAAAGATGTGATCGCCATTCTCGATACCAAGATGGTGAATGTCTGCGATGATACCCGCCGCTTTCTTCAGGCGGCCGATGGAAAGGGACTCGTTTTTCGGGTGGAATCGGGTCAGGAGAAATCGATCGTCATTACCGAGACCCGGGTTTTCATTTCCCCCATTTCTTCCCTGACGCTGAAAAAGCGGGCCGGGTACATCACCGAAGTCGACGGGTAACTTGCCGAGAGGGGCGGATTTTTGCGCTTTTTCCCGCCCTATGCTAAAATTTGAACCGCGAATGTTACGTACGCCTGATTGGATTCAGGCTTCTTTTTTGTCAATGATCTGCCATCAGGCACGTGAGGTATTCCGGGAGGGTGGTCAATGGCCGAAAAATCCAACCTCACCTATGATGAATCGCAAATCCAAGTTCTTGAAGGCCTTGAGGCCGTTCGCAAAAGGCCAGGTATGTACATCGGTGCCACCAGCAGCCGCGGACTTCATCACTTAGTGTGGGAGGTCGTCGACAACAGCATCGATGAGGCCTTGGCGGGTTATTGCGATCGCATTGTCGTCCGGGTCAATCCGGATAACAGCGTAACCGTGATCGACAACGGCCGCGGAATTCCCGTGGGCCCTCACCCGAAACTAGGGAAGCCTACGGTAGAAGTAGTTCTCACCGTGCTTCACGCCGGTGGAAAATTTGACGGAAAAGGCTACAAGGTGTCGGGTGGTTTACACGGGGTCGGCGTGTCCGTCGTTAACGCCCTCTCCGAATGGCTGGAGGTGGAGGTCTGGCGGGAGGGATCGGCTTACCGCCAGCGTTATTCCCGGGGCGTACCCGTCACACCGCTTGAACGACTCGGTCCCACAGACCGAACGGGCACCCAGGTCACCTTTAAACCGGACCCGGAGATTTTTGAAGATGTCGTTTTTCAATACGATATCTTACAAGGCCGCCTTCGGGAGTTGGCTTTTCTGAACGCCGGGGTCACGATCATCCTAGAGGATGCCCGGAATGGCCACCGTCAGGAGTTCGCTTACCAGGGGGGCATCCGCTCCTTTGTCGAATACTTGAACCGATCCAAGGAAGTTCTCCATCAGCCGCCGGTCTACATCGCCGCGGAAAAGGATGACGTCGTCGTCGAAGTGGCCTTGCAGTATAACGATGGGTATGTCCCGAGCCTATACTCTTTTGCGAACAACATTCACACCCACGAAGGGGGCACGCACGAGTCCGGTTTTAAAAGCGCCCTAACCCGGGTGATCAACGATTATGCTCGAAAAAACAACCTCCTCAAAGATAGCGACAGCAATGTCACGGGCGAAGATGTCCGGGAGGGCTTGACGGCGATTATCAGCGTAAAGATTCCCGATCCCCAGTTCGAAGGCCAGACCAAAACAAAACTGGGAAACTCCGAGGTCCGCGGCATCGTCGAATCGGCTTTTGGAGAACGCTTCGTGGTCTTTCTCGAAGAAAACCCGGCAGTGGCCAGGAAAATTGTCGATAAATGTATTACCGCAGCCCGAGCCAGGGAAGCGGCGCGCAAAGCCCGGGAACTGACGCGGCGAAAGAATGCCTTAGAGGTGAGTTCCCTTCCTGGAAAACTATGGGATTGCTCGTCAAAGGACGCCTCTGAATCCGAATTGTACCTGGTCGAGGGGGACTCGGCGGGCGGGTCTGCAAAAAGCGGGCGAGATCGACATTTTCAAGCGATCCTTCCTCTCCGGGGCAAGATTCTGAATGTGGAAAAGGCGCGCATGGATAAGATCTTGTCCAACAACGAGATCCGGGCAATCATTACAGCCATCGGAACGGGTATTGAGCCGGATTTTGACATTTCCCGGGCGCGGTATCACAAAGTGGTAATCATGACCGATGCGGATGTGGACGGATCCCATATCCGAACGTTGCTCCTCACCTTTTTTTACCGGTACATGCGCCCGCTAATTGAGGCCGGTTACGTCTACATCGCCCAACCGCCTCTTTACCGCATCCAGAAGGGCAAAGTGGTTCGGTACGCCTACAGCGACAAGGAACGGGACCACATTGTCCACGAGTTAAAAGGTGATGTGAATGATATCCAACGCTACAAAGGTTTAGGAGAAATGGACGCCGAACAATTGTGGGAGACCACCATGGATCCAGAAAGCCGAACGTTGCTTCAGGTGAGCATGCAGGACGCTATTGAGGCGGACGCGATTTTTTCCGTGTTGATGGGCGATCGAGTGGAACCCCGACGCGAATTTATTGAAGCCCATGCTCATTTTGTCCGCAATCTCGATATCTGAGCGGAAAGGAGCAAACTGAATGGCCGATCCCGGAAAGATTCTACCCGTCGATATCAGCGAGGAGTTGCGCCAGTCTTTTCTCGATTACGCCATGAGCGTAATTGTGAGTCGAGCCATTCCAGACGTCCGGGACGGGTTGAAACCGGTTCATCGCAGAATTCTTTACCAAATGCACCTTTTGGGGATGACGCCCGATAAACCGTATAAAAAATCGGCTTGGGTCGTAGGTCAAGTCTTGGCCAAATTCCATCCTCACGGCGATGCGGCCGTATACGACGCCCTGGTGAGGTTGGCCCAGGACTTTTCCACGCGGTACCTGTTGGTGGACGGGCACGGCAACTTCGGTTCCGTGGATGGCGATGGAGCCGCGGCCATGCGATACACCGAAGCTCGCCTGTCGAAAATCGCGCTGGAACTACTTCGGGACATCCAGAAAGAGACGGTGGACTTCGGGGATAACTACGACGGGAGCGAAAAAGAACCTCTCGTGCTTCCTTCGAGGTTTCCGAACATCCTCGTCAATGGGTCTACAGGTATCGCCGTAGGCATGGCGACCAACATTCCTCCACATAACCTGGGGGAAGTGATTGACGGAGTCGTCCATCTGATCGATCACCCCGACGCCGGGGTGGAGGAACTCATGCAACATATCAAAGGGCCCGATTTTCCCACCGGGGCGTTGATTCTCGGACGTGAGGGGATCCTGGACGCGTATCGCACGGGACGCGGTAGTATCATTTTGCGGGCGGCTACACAGATTGAGGAGGCCTCGGGGGGCAAAACGCGAATTGTCGTCACTGAAATCCCTTACCAGGTGAACAAAGCCCGTCTTGTGGAAAAGATTGCGGAACTTGTTCGGGAGAAACGAATCGACGGGATCACCGATTTAAGAGACGAATCGGACCGCCGGGGCATGCGAATTGTCATCGAATTGCGCCGGGACGTCAAACCACGAGTGGTATTGAACAATCTTTTCAAACATACCGCTCTGCAAACGAGTTATGGGGTTATCATGTTGTGTTTGGTGGATGGGCGGCCCAGGGTCTTGAACCTGGGAGAAATGCTTCGGTATTACCTGCGGCATCAGGAAGATGTCATCCGTCGTCGAACGACCTACGACTTGAAAAAGGCCGAAGCGAGGGCTCATATCCTGGAAGGCCTGCGAATCGCCCTCGACCATATCGATGCGGTGATCGAATTGATTCGAGGGTCTAAGACGGTGGAAGAAGCCCGGACTGGGTTGATCGAACAGTTTCACCTCAGCGAGGAGCAGGCCCAGGCTATTCTCGATATGCGCCTGCAGCGGTTGACCGGATTGGAACGCCAGAAGATCGACGAAGAGTACGCGGAATTGGTGGAAAAAATCAAGGAGCTGCGAGCGATTTTGGCGGACGAGAAAAAAATTCTCGGGGTGATTCGCGAAGAATTGTTGGAGATTAAGGCGAAATATGGCGATGAGCGACGCACCCGCATCACCGCCGGGGAAGGAGAAATTGATGATGAGGATTTGATTCCCGTGGAGGAGGTGGCCGTCACTTTATCCCACGACGGGTATATCAAACGTCAACCCATGTCCCTTTATAAGAGTCAACGGCGAGGCGGTCGCGGGATTACGGCGATGGGCACCAAAGAGGAGGATTTTGTCGAACATTTGTTTATCACCTCCTCTCATCACTACCTGTTATTCTTTACGAATAAGGGTAAGGTGTATCGGTTGAAGGCTTACGAAATTCCGGAGTTGGGGCGCGCCGCAAAGGGAACTCCCATCGTCAACCTGTTGAACGTCGACCAAGGAGAAAAGATCTCGGCGGTGATTCCAATTCGGTTGACCGATGGCGGACAATATCTGATCATGGCGACCCGGGAAGGGACGATTAAAAAAACGCCGTTAGATGAGTTCGAAAACATTCGCCGGGGGGGCTTGATGGCCATCAGTCTCCGGGAAAACGACGAATTGATCGCGGTCCGGATGACAGATGGTTCTCGGGAGTTGATTCTCGGGACGCGATCCGGGATGGCGATTCGCTTTCCGGAAACGGATGTACGATCCATGGGCCGCGGCGCAGCTGGTGTAAAAGCCGTGGATTTGCAGGACGGTGACGTGGTCATCGACATGGATGTGGTGGATCCGGACGGAGATGTCCTGGTTGTCACCAATCGCGGATTTGGGAAACGCACTCCCATCACGGAGTATCGTCATCAGTCCAGGGGTGGCAAAGGGATTCGAACTCTGCATGTCACGGCCCGAACCGGATCTGTGGTGAGTCTCAAAATGGTGAGGAACGATGAGGACCTGATGGTGATCACCACAACGGGCATTGCCATCCGCATGCACGTGGATGAGATCTCGGTCCAAGGTCGGAATACCCAAGGAGTGAAGCTGATTACTCTAAAAGAAGACGAAGAGGTTTCCACGGTGGCGAAGGTCGTCTGTGCCGGAGAGGGGAACTGACCCTGGGAGCGGATGGCAAGGATCGGACGGTGGAAAATCGCGCATTCTAGAGAATGAGGGCGCATGGGGGCGAATGAAGCCGGTTGCCCTGCCGAAATCGGGGATCGCCCGGGTTGTGTCCGGGCTCTCAAAGGGCCTATAATTCTCCTCGCTGCCCCGATGGGCTCACCCCCGGGGCGGCCGGAAAATGTGCGCGGCAGACGTCGCGGGCTTTTCCACGAACTACCGGTTGCATCTTCAGCCGGGATTTGATAAAGTATCTCTTGTCGCCGCTCGAAGCGGCACCTCGATCCTTGAGAATCAAACAGTACGCCACTGTTAGCCCGGATGAATCTTTTCACGGAGAGTTTGATCCTGGCTCAGGACGAACGCTGGCGGCGTGCCTAATACATGCAAGTCGAGCGGGTCGCCTCGGGGCTTGCCCCGGGGAGGCCAGCGGCGGACGGGTGAGTAACGCGTGGGCAACCTGTCCGGCAGACCGGGACAACGCCTGGAAACGGGCGCTAATTCCGGATAGGCGCAAAGGGCGCATGCTTTTTGCGGGAAAGGGGAAACCCGCTGTCGGGTGGGCCCGCGTCGCATTAGCTGGTTGGTGGGGTAACGGCTCACCAAGGCGACGATGCGTAGCCGGCCTGAGAGGGTGGGCGGCCACACTGGGACTGAGACACGGCCCAGACTCCTACGGGAGGCAGCAGTAGGGAATCTTCCGCAATGGGCGAAAGCCTGACGGAGCGACGCCGCGTGAGGGAAGAAGGCCTTCGGGTTGTAAACCTCTGGCTTTGGGGACGAGGGCACCGAGGGGACTCGGTGAGGGACGGTACCCAAGGAGGAAGCCCCGGCAAACTACGTGCCAGCAGCCGCGGTAAGACGTAGGGGGCGAGCGTTGTCCGGAATCACTGGGCGTAAAGGGCGCGCAGGCGGCGATGCACGTCCGAGGTGAAAGGCAGCGGCTCAACCGCTGAGGGGCCTCGGATACGGCATGGCTTGAGGGTCGGAGAGGCAAGGGGAATTCCTGGTGTAGCGGTGAAATGCGTAGAGATCAGGAGGAATACCGGTGGCGAAGGCGCCTTGCTGGACGACACCTGACGCTGAGGCGCGAAAGCGTGGGGAGCGAACAGGATTAGATACCCTGGTAGTCCACGCCGTAAACGATGAGTGCTAGGTGTGGGTGGGGATGCCCATCCGTGCCGAAGGAAACCCAATAAGCACTCCGCCTGGGGAGTACGGCCGCAAGGCTGAAACTCAAAGGAATTGACGGGGGCCCGCACAAGCGGTGGAGCATGTGGTTTAATTCGAAGCAACGCGAAGAACCTTACCAGGGCTTGACATCCCTCTGACACCTTCAGAGATGAGGGGTTTCCTTCGGGGACAGAG
This region includes:
- the gyrA gene encoding DNA gyrase subunit A, coding for MADPGKILPVDISEELRQSFLDYAMSVIVSRAIPDVRDGLKPVHRRILYQMHLLGMTPDKPYKKSAWVVGQVLAKFHPHGDAAVYDALVRLAQDFSTRYLLVDGHGNFGSVDGDGAAAMRYTEARLSKIALELLRDIQKETVDFGDNYDGSEKEPLVLPSRFPNILVNGSTGIAVGMATNIPPHNLGEVIDGVVHLIDHPDAGVEELMQHIKGPDFPTGALILGREGILDAYRTGRGSIILRAATQIEEASGGKTRIVVTEIPYQVNKARLVEKIAELVREKRIDGITDLRDESDRRGMRIVIELRRDVKPRVVLNNLFKHTALQTSYGVIMLCLVDGRPRVLNLGEMLRYYLRHQEDVIRRRTTYDLKKAEARAHILEGLRIALDHIDAVIELIRGSKTVEEARTGLIEQFHLSEEQAQAILDMRLQRLTGLERQKIDEEYAELVEKIKELRAILADEKKILGVIREELLEIKAKYGDERRTRITAGEGEIDDEDLIPVEEVAVTLSHDGYIKRQPMSLYKSQRRGGRGITAMGTKEEDFVEHLFITSSHHYLLFFTNKGKVYRLKAYEIPELGRAAKGTPIVNLLNVDQGEKISAVIPIRLTDGGQYLIMATREGTIKKTPLDEFENIRRGGLMAISLRENDELIAVRMTDGSRELILGTRSGMAIRFPETDVRSMGRGAAGVKAVDLQDGDVVIDMDVVDPDGDVLVVTNRGFGKRTPITEYRHQSRGGKGIRTLHVTARTGSVVSLKMVRNDEDLMVITTTGIAIRMHVDEISVQGRNTQGVKLITLKEDEEVSTVAKVVCAGEGN
- the gyrB gene encoding DNA topoisomerase (ATP-hydrolyzing) subunit B; amino-acid sequence: MAEKSNLTYDESQIQVLEGLEAVRKRPGMYIGATSSRGLHHLVWEVVDNSIDEALAGYCDRIVVRVNPDNSVTVIDNGRGIPVGPHPKLGKPTVEVVLTVLHAGGKFDGKGYKVSGGLHGVGVSVVNALSEWLEVEVWREGSAYRQRYSRGVPVTPLERLGPTDRTGTQVTFKPDPEIFEDVVFQYDILQGRLRELAFLNAGVTIILEDARNGHRQEFAYQGGIRSFVEYLNRSKEVLHQPPVYIAAEKDDVVVEVALQYNDGYVPSLYSFANNIHTHEGGTHESGFKSALTRVINDYARKNNLLKDSDSNVTGEDVREGLTAIISVKIPDPQFEGQTKTKLGNSEVRGIVESAFGERFVVFLEENPAVARKIVDKCITAARAREAARKARELTRRKNALEVSSLPGKLWDCSSKDASESELYLVEGDSAGGSAKSGRDRHFQAILPLRGKILNVEKARMDKILSNNEIRAIITAIGTGIEPDFDISRARYHKVVIMTDADVDGSHIRTLLLTFFYRYMRPLIEAGYVYIAQPPLYRIQKGKVVRYAYSDKERDHIVHELKGDVNDIQRYKGLGEMDAEQLWETTMDPESRTLLQVSMQDAIEADAIFSVLMGDRVEPRREFIEAHAHFVRNLDI
- a CDS encoding RNA-binding S4 domain-containing protein, which translates into the protein MQEIEVVVTNGFITLGQLLKRLNLVSTGGAVKAFLETEPVYVNHERETRRGRKLYPGDLVYCPDRGTWRIRGE
- the remB gene encoding extracellular matrix regulator RemB; its protein translation is MEKGVSILFIHLGGDMMVSTKDVIAILDTKMVNVCDDTRRFLQAADGKGLVFRVESGQEKSIVITETRVFISPISSLTLKKRAGYITEVDG
- the recF gene encoding DNA replication/repair protein RecF (All proteins in this family for which functions are known are DNA-binding proteins that assist the filamentation of RecA onto DNA for the initiation of recombination or recombinational repair.); the protein is MRLESLQLLHFRNYPHLQLDTRAPVNVFIGENGQGKTNVLEAIDILALTKSHRTHRLAECIQWGEQSALIEGRVQRNTGSSELSVTLTSSGKRAAVAGVERPRISDYVGMLNVVLFTPEDLQLIKGSPQVRRRFLDMEIGQISPVYLRDLQQYVRALSQRNQLLKSANANPTERITDTLDIWDDQLARHGSRVILRRAKFVRTLERHAREIHSRVSGDREVLSLSYAKVSPEQTPEQVFQMYLHELRARRSLDLARGMTSVGPHRDDLVILLNDREAAAFASQGQQRTAALSLKLAEIELIREEVGEYPVLLLDDVLSELDPVRQVHLVSAMGAQVQTFLTTTHLEGLGSLAGALQVFVVEAGQIRAKTP